A window of the Lactuca sativa cultivar Salinas chromosome 5, Lsat_Salinas_v11, whole genome shotgun sequence genome harbors these coding sequences:
- the LOC111910534 gene encoding lanC-like protein GCR2: protein MADRFYPNEMPEFIKEEEPPPPETTANPLTKTLSLPYNLFSDQLKRAAFDLKQTIVSETWGNTGKRLTDYTLYTGALGTASIVFKAYKVTHNKKDLDLCRDILKACDSASFGFSRSPVTFICGQAGVSALGVVVAKQSNDDQLFNHYLTRFKKIKLPKDLPNELFFGRTGYLWACLFINKNLGENIISSTHMREIKDEIIKAGRNMSTSECPLMYEWYGKRYWGAAHGLAGIMNVLMDMELTEDELKDVKGTLIYMINNRFSNGNYRSSEGSTSDHFIDWCLGATGMALTLTKAATVFGSDEFLKAAIDAGEVVWKRGLLKKVGICHGISGNAYVFLSLYRLTGDIKFLYRAKAFATFLYHKSQTLITQGSMHGGDRPFSLFEGIGGAAYLFLDMVDPSMARFPAYEI, encoded by the exons ATGGCGGATCGTTTCTATCCAAATGAAATGCCGGAATTCATCAAAGAAGAAGAACCACCGCCACCTGAAACCACTGCAAATCCCCTAACAAAGACTCTATCTCTTCCCTACAACCTGTTTTCCGATCAACTCAAACGAGCAGCCTTCGACCTCAAACAAACT ATTGTGTCGGAGACTTGGGGAAACACCGGGAAACGTTTAACCGATTACACGCTGTACACTGGTGCGCTAGGCACAGCTTCGATCGTTTTCAAAGCTTACAAAGTTACCCACAACAAGAAAGATCTTGATTTATGTAGAGATATTCTTAAAGCTTGCGATTCTGCCTCTTTTGGGTTTAG TCGCAGCCCTGTGACATTCATCTGTGGTCAGGCCGGTGTATCTGCTCTTGGTGTCGTCGTGGCCAAACAAAGCAACGATGATCAATTGTTTAATCACTATTTGACAAGATTTAAAAAG ATAAAGCTTCCTAAAGATCTCCCAAATGAACTATTTTTTGGTAGAACAGGTTACTTATGGGCATGTCTGTTCATTAACAAGAATCTTGGTGAAAACATTATATCCTCCACCCACATG AGAGAAATCAAAGATGAAATTATCAAGGCTGGTAGAAATATGTCTACTAGTGAATGTCCATTAATGTATGAGTGGTATGGAAAAAGGTATTGGGGAGCTGCTCATGGGTTAGCAGGGATAATGAATGTCTTAATGGACATGGAGTTGACTGAAGATGAATTGAAAGATGTTAAGGGTACACTTATTTATATGATTAACAACCGTTTTTCTAATGGAAACTATCGATCAAGTGAAGGTAGTACTTCAGATCACTTCATTGATTGGTGCCTTGGTGCTACTGGGATGGCTCTTACCCTCACCAAAGCAGCCACA GTTTTTGGAAGTGATGAGTTTTTAAAGGCAGCAATTGATGCGGGAGAGGTGGTATGGAAACGCGGTTTGCTTAAAAAAGTTGGAATCTGTCATGGAATCAGTGGCAATGCGTACGTTTTTCTTTCACTTTATCGCTTAACAGGCGACATCAAGTTCTTATACAGAGCCAAGGCTTTTGCCACCTTCCTCTAtcataaaagtcaaacccttatAACTCAAGGGTCAATGCATGGAGGTGATCGACCTTTTTCACTATTCGAAGGCATCGGAGGTGCagcttatctttttctagacatGGTAGATCCATCCATGGCTAGGTTCCCTGCCTATGAGATATAA
- the LOC111910533 gene encoding uncharacterized protein LOC111910533, with amino-acid sequence MSKHGHQDEEEDNNECFYESLDRLLSSTTCSSSSSCSDKEEEDDDVTLGDQNCSGVSDYNALARPLPIPKFPMGVANNYDVWISRPSSVDERRMRLLRQMGLSRDSSFFRHKPSMFSSPATAVTKFSNYGFGDHLGGHTHQVPSNPGIIRSKSADPEHCSSSSHLDSYQKILPNNSCSSPVADTLPMETVINNVNNHVLIESRNRSGSPVVSANTELPNTVKLIERSEEIIKCDDCSTTNMNFDISSTNGEVADVDLDSIRSSSDAVCTIKNLDNGKEFVVDEVREDGMWEKLKEVGTGRHLTMEEFEICVGHSPIVQELMRRQNVEAGNNDSPDNNSSGNGSKTKKKGSWLKSIKNVASSVTGHKEKRSSDERDTSSEKGGRRSSSATDDSISQDVSVSASASASFHGPERVRVRQYGKSCKDVTALYKTQEIQAHNGSIWTIKFSLDGKYLASAGEDCLIHVWKVVSSDRKGDLLFDKQEDVNINVLLLSNGSPEPGFGSPNSQLEKKKRGRLSISRKSATLDHIIMPETIFNLSEKPVCSLKGHMDDVLDLSWSKSHHLLSSSMDKTVRLWQLSSKSCLKIFSHNDYVTCIQFNPVDERYFISGSLDSKVRIWSIPDHQVVDWNDMHEMVTAACYTPDGQAALVGSYKGSCCLYDTTENKLQQKSQINLQNKKKSRHKKITGFQFAPGTASEVLITSADSRIRVVVDGIDLVHKFKGFRNTNRQISASVTSNGKYVVCASEDSQVYVWKHESDSRPSRKKGVTVTRSYEHFNCRDVSVAIPWPGMTECGPHDSFSHGDHMDEVATGNQLPPHPPTPEDQTNGKESPFHGIISSASNGYFFDRFSATWPEEKLVSRHSSADFTNGLSGSSKSGWGMVIVTAGLRGEIRTFQNFGLPVRL; translated from the exons ATGAGCAAACACGGCCACCAAGACGAAGAAGAAGATAACAACGAGTGTTTCTACGAGTCGCTTGATCGCTTACTTTCTTCAACCACTtgctcttcttcatcctcttgttcGGACAAGGAAGAGGAAGATGATGACGTAACTCTAGGTGATCAGAATTGCAGTGGTGTTTCTGATTATAATGCTTTGGCACGCCCCTTGCCTATCCCTAAATTTCCAATGGGCGTTGCTAACAATTACGATGTCTGGATCTCACGTCCGTCGTCGGTTGATGAACGCCGTATGCGGTTGCTGCGGCAGATGGGACTCAGCCGCGACTCTTCCTTCTTCCGACATAAGCCCTCTATGTTCTCCTCACCAGCCACCGCCGTTACAAAGTTCAGTAACTATGGCTTCGGGGATCACTTAGGCGGTCATACGCATCAGGTTCCTTCTAACCCTGGCATCATTCGATCAAAGTCTGCTGATCCTGAACACTGTAGTTCTAGTTCTCATTTGGATTCCTATCAAAAAATTCTTCCTAATAATTCATGTTCGTCGCCTGTTGCTGATACCTTACCAATGGAAACTGTAATTAACAACGTCAATAACCATGTCTTAATTGAATCGCGAAACCGCAGTGGATCACCTGTTGTCAGTGCTAATACTGAGTTGCCTAATACGGTGAAACTAATTGAGCGGAGTGAAGAGATTATCAAATGCGATGATTGTTCCACCACGAATATGAACTTTGATATTAGTAGCACCAACGGTGAAGTAGCAGACGTGGATTTGGATTCCATTAGGTCTAGCAGTGATGCAGTGTGCACAATTAAAAATCTAGATAACGGGAAGGAGTTTGTGGTAGATGAAGTTAGAGAGGATGGAATGTGGGAAAAGCTGAAGGAAGTTGGAACAGGAAGGCACTTAACTATGGAAGAATTTGAAATCTGTGTTGGCCATTCACCTATTGTTCAGGAGTTAATGAGAAGACAGAATGTAGAAGCAGGCAACAACGATTCACCTGACAACAACAGCAGTGGGAATGGATCTAAAACCAAAAAGAAAGGAAGTTGGTTGAAGAGTATCAAGAATGTAGCAAGTTCAGTTACAGGCCATAAGGAGAAACGAAGCAGTGATGAGAGAGATACATCATCAGAAAAAGGTGGAAGAAGATCAAGCTCTGCAACTGATGATAGCATTAGCCAGGATGTTTCTGTTTCTGCTTCTGCTTCTGCTTCTTTCCATGGTCCAGAAAGAGTTCGTGTTAGACAATATGGGAAATCCTGTAAAGATGTAACAGCTCTTTACAAAACCCAAGAGATACAAGCTCACAATGGATCAATCTGGACAATCAAATTCAGCTTAGATGGTAAATATCTGGCTTCTGCTGGTGAAGACTGTCTGATTCATGTCTGGAAAGTTGTGTCCTCAGATAGAAAAGGTGATCTTTTATTTGATAAACAGGAAGATGTGAATATAAACGTGTTGTTATTATCCAACGGGTCACCAGAACCAGGGTTTGGATCACCAAATAGTCAACTGGAAAAGAAGAAAAGAGGAAGGTTATCAATAAGCAGAAAGTCAGCAACTTTGGATCATATCATAATGCCAGAAACCATTTTCAATCTATCAGAAAAACCAGTATGTTCATTAAAAGGACATATGGATGATGTTCTTGATCTTTCCTGGTCCAAATCACACCATTTGCTGTCATCTTCAATGGACAAAACCGTGCGCTTGTGGCAATTGTCTAGCAAGTCATGTTTGAAGATCTTTTCACACAATGACTATG TAACTTGCATCCAGTTCAATCCTGTTGATGAGAGATACTTCATTAGTGGATCACTTGATTCCAAAGTCCGGATTTGGAGTATTCCTGATCATCAAGTCGTTGATTGGAATGATATGCATGAAATGGTCACTGCTGCTTGCTATACACCAGACGGTCAG GCTGCATTAGTTGGTTCCTACAAAGGGAGCTGCTGTTTATACGACACAACTG AAAATAAATTACAACAGAAAAGTCAGATTAACCTGCAGAACAAAAAGAAGTCGCGCCATAAAAAGATCACCGGTTTTCAG TTTGCTCCAGGTACTGCATCCGAAGTGCTAATCACATCAGCAGATTCTCGTATTCGTGTTGTTGTCGACGGTATCGACTTGGTTCACAAATTCAAAG GGTTCCGGAACACAAACAGGCAAATCTCAGCCTCTGTGACATCAAACGGGAAATACGTGGTGTGTGCCAGCGAGGACTCACAGGTGTATGTCTGGAAACACGAAAGCGATTCCAGGCCTAGTAGAAAAAAAGGTGTGACAGTTACTCGATCTTATGAGCACTTTAACTGTCGAGATGTATCGGTTGCAATCCCATGGCCTGGTATGACAGAGTGTGGTCCCCATGATTCGTTTAGTCATGGGGACCACATGGATGAGGTGGCAACTGGTAACCAGTTGCCACCTCATCCACCAACACCAGAAGATCAAACAAATGGAAAAGAAAGCCCGTTTCATGGAATTATTTCTAGTGCGAGCAATGGTTATTTTTTCGATCGGTTTTCCGCCACATGGCCGGAGGAAAAACTTGTTAGTAGACATTCGAGTGCGGATTTTACAAACGGGTTGAGTGGGAGTAGTAAGTCGGGGTGGGGTATGGTGATTGTGACAGCTGGCCTTCGTGGGGAGATTAGAACATTCCAGAATTTTGGATTGCCGGTTCGATTATAG
- the LOC111910535 gene encoding protochlorophyllide reductase, chloroplastic: MALQATTSSFAVHKEASLKDSTLFGVPLSTHLKVDFTSSKNRKEFTQRGALKTKAVATTTPSVNQASTEGKKTLRKGTVVITGASSGLGLATAKSLAETGKWHVIMACRDFLKAERAAKSSGMPKENYTVMHLDLASLDSVKQFVANFKQSGQPLDVLVCNAAVYLPTAKEPTYTADGFELSVGTNHLGHFLLARLLLDEMKQSDYPSKRLIIVGSITGNTNTLAGNVPPKANLGDMRGLAGGLNGLNSSAMIDGADFDGAKAYKDSKVCNMLMMQEFHRRFHEETGITFASLYPGCIATTGLFREHIPLFRLLFPPFQKYITKGYVSEDESGKRLAQVVSDPSLTKSGVYWSWNNNSASFENQLSEEASDVTKARKVWEISEKLVGLA; the protein is encoded by the exons ATGGCACTCCAGGCTACTACATCTTCTTTCGCTGTCCACAAGGAG GCTTCTTTGAAAGACTCCACCCTATTTGGAGTACCACTGTCAACTCATCTTAAAGTCGACTTCACATCATCAAAGAACAGG AAGGAATTCACCCAAAGGGGAGCACTCAAAACAAAAGCTGTAGCCACCACAACTCCATCAGTCAACCAGGCATCAACCGAGGGCAAGAAAACCCTAAGAAAAGGTACAGTCGTCATCACCGGAGCTTCCTCAGGTCTAGGTCTAGCCACAGCAAAATCTCTAGCGGAAACTGGAAAATGGCACGTGATAATGGCTTGCAGAGACTTTCTAAAAGCAGAAAGAGCTGCAAAATCATCTGGAATGCCAAAAGAAAACTACACAGTCATGCATCTAGACCTCGCATCATTAGATAGTGTCAAACAATTTGTAGCAAACTTCAAACAATCAGGTCAACCTCTGGATGTGTTAGTCTGTAATGCAGCTGTTTACTTACCAACTGCAAAAGAACCCACTTACACAGCAGATGGTTTCGAGCTAAGTGTTGGAACAAATCACCTtggtcacttccttcttgcacGCCTACTGCTCGACGAAATGAAACAATCAGATTACCCTTCAAAAAGACTCATAATTGTTGGTTCAATCACGGGTAACACCAACACTTTAGCTGGAAATGTCCCCCCAAAGGCTAACTTAGGAGACATGAGGGGTTTAGCAGGTGGTCTAAACGGGCTTAATAGTTCTGCCATGATCGATGGTGCTGATTTTGATGGAGCAAAAGCGTATAAAGACAGTAAGGTCTGTAACATGCTGATGATGCAGGAATTCCATCGCCGATTCCATGAAGAAACCGGAATCACATTCGCTTCTTTGTATCCCGGTTGTATTGCCACAACGGGTTTATTCCGGGAGCATATTCCGTTGTTCAGACTCCTATTCCCTCCCTTCCAAAAGTACATCACCAAAGGGTATGTTTCCGAGGATGAATCCGGAAAGAGACTTGCTCAG GTTGTGAGTGATCCAAGTTTGACAAAATCGGGTGTTTACTGGAGTTGGAATAACAACTCGGCTTCATTTGAGAATCAGTTGTCAGAAGAAGCTAGTGATGTCACCAAAGCACGTAAAGTATGGGAGATTAGTGAGAAACTAGTTGGGTTAGCTTAA